The following proteins come from a genomic window of Coffea arabica cultivar ET-39 chromosome 11c, Coffea Arabica ET-39 HiFi, whole genome shotgun sequence:
- the LOC113715816 gene encoding putative late blight resistance protein homolog R1A-4, with the protein MGQSTSSGCSASHHFAPVLEEVEQRFEKLEKQLGKRKFVNYTFKTLKDYIQTFLVDFRFLIMFNDMVDKLSSRLWIELKSSLHKVESAINEIGKELLIAHHTNEVSKLVQLFSGLIEKIEVLKPLIEKSCKYLLEVEDQGCCWVMNDHLDGYALKCIQGNLQTLAEKADFQLDHHVQGQIKCLLQKLNSLTIFLVTESMHQTRESDLNALGIHARAVTVRAANLSCLCWLSVRSSELDPSTAQGIAGAFSRLQHKLDPATSPELLDMILRLLEAKKSHSNRQSTIERFFVCLLDMQHNNVLRSEMVGLVRFFIEVREEHGKETEQLLPDVAAVVRQARSVQYSSSEGGVPDLVYSKLLPMIYLLTEELFSIRQLSYSRPGIKRNDDDDEYARYLWDTVEARVKLLQSHLEFLRVKLADRPQKNMQHWRLVVMLFEPVVEQLLSLKDSLNARRITNSEARNVLFKVLLRILVFKAEAYLMDLLNGDESLLVKHQIGALKSLVASMTNMPRKLIFMNLEKEHKDEILILTDIESVVREVLYLCHSFNGTVFTGGMMKECTHWLCDLTQKIKEVVERIDVPFPKIEFPKTNGLGFIGFLLIKLKGQSMRYGIGPLNCVKQQIDDILQNLTFLRSSIMKQDAKYQECKDAAYMVEFIIDSILLGNGSRWHNFSWLYRVSENIRHIRIIQETECQEKTCNLEVTNAAQAVVRQISQTSTFEVNKVVLNDQQQMIVDRLTRGSSQREIVSIVGMPGIGKTTLANQVYYDPKVVYYFHIRAWCCVSQVYAKRDLLLGILQQIIELTDSILTMPNEDLEFMLYKQLKGKCYLITMDDLWNIGAWDDLKSSFPDDGNGSRIMITSRLEDMVLNFSLESNLLNLRPLSDGESWELLKMKIFPKEICPEELLQVGKEIARSCKGLPLSLVAIAGLLQKTDMKSDSWKKIAERSNAIIVNDPQTRCMDILELSYEHLPDYLKPCFLFFAMFQEDKEIPVRRLIWLWMAEGFIERKDSKSIEDLALDYLRDLVGRSLITVSKRRSNGGVKACRIHDMVRNVCLSKAKEEKFLGLVTGDDEPYSFFYDSDDLDDFDPSNSITYKEHRLCISVSRQQFVNSRPSGPYVRSLQFFATTDAYPRCPYNVSFISKNFKLLKVLDLEAINMGSSFADGIDSLIQLIFLAVGGDIDSIPSSLANLRNLETLLVKGLKGKKVLLPESIWRMTSLRHVHVKNNASFTLQPKVTGIGFQLKNLVSLSVPSLIFGEDADEMIRMLPNLRELSCIFSKSRGSRDYYQFPRLEKLTQLESLKIVYRGRTIKTSPFNFPLGLKKLTLINFFLRWDHISTIGSLENLEILKLLSSTFEDTRWEMKEGEFHKLKYLKLDSPNIVSWVASCDDLPNLQHLVLQKCENLKEVPIDFVRIPTLQLIEVQRCGDSVEEAIKRLQREQFEYGIEDLKVLIQPLDGNLRSS; encoded by the coding sequence ATGGGCCAGTCCACGTCATCTGGCTGCTCTGCATCTCATCACTTTGCTCCTGTCTTAGAAGAGGTGGAGCAGAGATTTGAGAAGCTGGAGAAGCAACttgggaaaagaaaatttgttaattacacGTTCAAGACTCTCAAGGATTATATCCAAACCTTCCTGGTTGATTTCAGATTCCTGATTATGTTTAATGATATGgttgacaagttgagctcaagGCTTTGGATTGAGTTAAAATCCTCATTGCACAAAGTTGAATCTGCGATTAATGAGATTGGAAAAGAACTTTTGATTGCTCATCATACTAACGAGGTTTCCAAACTGGTCCAATTGTTTTCTGGATTGATTGAAAAGATTGAGGTCTTGAAGCCACTGATTGAGAAATCCTGTAAGTACTTGCTTGAGGTTGAGGACCAAGGTTGTTGCTGGGTGATGAATGATCATTTGGATGGATACGCTCTCAAATGTATACAAGGGAATCTGCAGACTCTAGCAGAGAAAGCTGATTTCCAGCTTGACCACCATGTGCAAGGACAAATAAAATGCCTCCTTCAGAAGCTAAACTCGCTCACCATTTTCTTGGTCACTGAATCCATGCATCAGACTCGAGAATCCGATCTCAATGCCCTGGGGATTCATGCCAGAGCCGTGACTGTTCGGGCAGCAAATCTGTCTTGTTTGTGTTGGCTGAGTGTCAGGAGCAGCGAACTGGATCCTAGTACGGCACAAGGAATTGCTGGTGCCTTTTCACGTTTGCAACACAAGCTGGACCCTGCTACTAGTCCAGAGTTACTTGATATGATACTTCGGTTACTAGAAGCCAAAAAATCTCATTCGAATCGTCAATCTACAATTGAAAGATTTTTTGTTTGTCTTCTTGACATGCAACACAACAATGTTCTTCGTTCTGAGATGGTAGGCCTGGTACGCTTCTTTATTGAGGTACGAGAAGAACATGGAAAGGAAACGGAACAGCTTCTTCCAGATGTTGCAGCAGTAGTTAGGCAGGCAAGATCTGTTCAATATTCATCAAGCGAAGGAGGTGTACCAGATCTTGTGTATTCCAAGTTGCTTCCTATGATTTATCTGCTCACAGAAGAACTTTTCTCTATTAGACAACTGAGCTACAGCAGGCCCGGCATTAAAAggaatgatgatgatgatgagtaCGCAAGATATCTATGGGATACTGTTGAAGCTCGAGTTAAACTCCTTCAATCCCATTTAGAATTTTTAAGAGTCAAACTTGCGGATCGACCACAAAAGAACATGCAACATTGGAGACTAGTCGTCATGCTCTTTGAACCAGTGGTTGAGCAGCTGTTATCGCTGAAAGACTCATTAAATGCCAGAAGAATCACAAACAGTGAGGCAAGGAATGTGCTCTTTAAGGTACTTCTtagaattttggttttcaaggCAGAGGCATATTTGATGGATTTACTCAACGGTGATGAAAGTCTCCTTGTAAAGCATCAGATTGGAGCCCTCAAATCCCTAGTTGCGTCAATGACAAACATGCCCAGGAAACTCATCTTCATGAACCTTGAAAAGGAGCATAAGGATGAAATATTAATCTTGACGGACATTGAGTCAGTGGTCAGGGAGGTGCTATATCTTTGTCATTCCTTCAATGGTACTGTTTTTACAGGAGGCATGATGAAGGAATGCACTCACTGGCTTTGTGACTTGACACAGAAAATCAAGGAAGTAGTTGAGAGGATTGATGTCCCATTTCCAAAAATTGAGTTCCCCAAGACTAATGGATTAGGCTTTATTGGTTTTCTCTTGATAAAGCTAAAGGGGCAGTCGATGAGATATGGGATTGGCCCACTTAATTGTGTTAAGCAACAGATTGATGACATCCTACAGAATCTGACATTCTTGAGATCTTCCATCATGAAGCAGGATGCTAAGTATCAAGAATGCAAGGATGCAGCTTACATGGTGGAATTTATCATTGACTCAATTCTGCTTGGAAATGGATCCAGATGGCATAATTTTTCATGGCTTTACCGCGTCTCAGAAAATATAAGGCATATCCGGATTATTCAGGAAACAGAATGTCAAGAGAAGACCTGCAATTTGGAAGTCACAAATGCTGCCCAGGCTGTGGTCCGTCAGATCTCACAGACTAGTACCTTTGAAGTTAATAAAGTGGTACTAAATGACCAGCAACAAATGATAGTTGATCGACTAACAAGAGGATCATCACAGAGAGAAATAGTCTCGATTGTTGGAATGCCAGGGATTGGCAAGACAACTCTGGCAAATCAAGTGTATTATGATCCTAAAGTTGTGTATTACTTCCATATTCGTGCATGGTGCTGTGTTTCACAAGTGTACGCAAAAAGAGACTTGTTGCTTGGCATTTTACAGCAGATAATTGAGCTTACTGATAGTATCCTGACGATGCCCAATGAAGACTTGGAATTTATGTTGTATAAACAATTGAAGGGAAAGTGTTATCTAATCACCATGGACGACTTGTGGAATATTGGTGCATGGGATGACTTAAAGAGCTCATTTCCAGATGATGGAAATGGAAGTAGGATTATGATAACAAGTCGTCTGGAAGACATGGTTTTGAATTTCTCACTGGAAAGTAATCTTCTTAATCTTCGTCCCTTGTCTGATGGTGAGAGTTGGGAGTTACTAAAGATGAAGATATTTCCTAAAGAAATCTGTCCTGAGGAACTACTACAAGTTGGAAAGGAAATTGCTAGGAGTTGTAAAGGACTACCTCTTTCTCTTGTTGCAATAGCTGGTCTCCTTCAAAAGACGGACATGAAATCAGACTCGTGGAAAAAAATTGCAGAACGTTCAAATGCTATCATTGTGAATGATCCACAAACGAGGTGCATGGACATCTTGGAACTGAGTTATGAGCATCTGCCAGATTATCTGAAACCATGCTTTCTTTTCTTCGCTATGTTTCAAGAAGACAAGGAGATTCCAGTTAGGAGATTGATATGGCTATGGATGGCTGAAGGTTTTATAGAGAGAAAAGATTCGAAGAGCATCGAGGATCTTGCTTTGGATTACTTGAGAGATCTGGTTGGTAGAAGCTTGATAACAGTTTCCAAGAGAAGATCCAATGGTGGTGTCAAAGCATGTCGGATACATGATATGGTACGCAATGTTTGCTTGTCAAAagctaaagaagaaaaatttttgggaTTGGTAACTGGTGATGATGAGCCTTATTCTTTTTTCTATGATAGCGATGATCTTGATGATTTTGATCCTTCAAATTCCATTACCTACAAGGAACATCGACTATGCATTTCTGTAAGCCGGCAACAGTTTGTTAACTCAAGACCTTCTGGCCCTTATGTTCGTTCTCTTCAGTTCTTTGCCACTACTGATGCTTATCCAAGATGCCCTTATAATGTCTCATTCATTTCCAAGAACTTTAAACTTCTTAAGGTGTTGGATTTGGAAGCAATCAATATGGGTAGTTCCTTTGCTGATGGAATAGATTCGCTTATTCAATTGATTTTTCTAGCTGTTGGTGGTGATATTGATTCTATTCCATCATCATTAGCTAATTTGAGAAATCTGGAAACTCTTTTGGTGAAGGGACTGAAAGGTAAAAAGGTCTTACTACCGGAAAGTATTTGGAGGATGACAAGTTTGCGACATGTTCATGTGAAGAATAATGCTTCTTTTACACTACAACCTAAAGTCACCGGAATTGGCTTTCAATTAAAGAACCTCGTCTCCCTCTCCGTACCATCTCTGATTTTTGGGGAAGATGCAGATGAAATGATAAGGATGTTGCCCAACCTTCGAGAATTGAGTtgcattttctcaaaatcaagGGGTTCCAGAGATTACTATCAGTTTCCAAGATTGGAAAAACTGACACAGTTGGAGTCGCTCAAGATAGTATATCGTGGTAGGACTATTAAGACAAGTCCATTTAACTTCCCGTTGGGACTGAAGAAGTTGACATTAATAAATTTCTTCTTGCGGTGGGATCATATCTCAACAATTGGCAGCCTAGAAAATCTTGAGATTCTCAAATTGTTATCTTCAACTTTCGAAGATACAAGGTGGGAAATGAAAGAAGGGGAGTTTCACAAGCTCAAATACCTGAAATTGGACAGTCCAAACATTGTTAGCTGGGTTGCCTCCTGTGATGACTTGCCTAATCTTCAACATCTAGTCTTGCAAAAATGCGAGAATCTTAAGGAAGTCCCAATTGATTTTGTGAGAATCCCAACTTTGCAGCTAATTGAGGTGCAACGGTGTGGAGACTCAGTTGAAGAGGCAATTAAGCGACTTCAGCGGGAACAATTTGAATATGGAATTGAAGATTTGAAGGTCCTTATTCAACCATTAGATGGAAATCTCAGATCTTCATAA